In Lycium ferocissimum isolate CSIRO_LF1 chromosome 7, AGI_CSIRO_Lferr_CH_V1, whole genome shotgun sequence, the sequence AATGGTTTGTCATGTGATTAAACACTAGAAAGTGATTGAATAACACATCCAAAATATTGGGAGTGGATTGATATGTACTAATGAATATGGGAGGTCAAACAACCATATAGTAATATGAGCTGGTGAAGTAATCAACCGCGAAATGTTCTAGCGCGTTTGATGTCTGGATTCTATTAAAGATAAAATCataaagtcaagtatagtaaatGTTAGTCTAAGCAAGTACATCAACTTAGTATATGTTAAGTGAGGAAAGAAATAGGGTTAATCAAATTTCTTGTTTTACAACTTACAACtcaattttgattatttttctcGTGACATTTAAGTTAAGATCAGATTATATATCAAAATTAGAAGATCAAGTTCACATCAAGATATCATAAATATGACtagtttttctcattttcggcATGGTATCAAAGCATAGGTTTTTAATATCATTAGTTCCTACTCCTTATTCCTTTTCTAGTTCCATCATTCATGGTCCCATTAAAAGATCCATTCtatctgaattttctttttcgaCTTTCATCATTTATTGTCTGTTCAAAAGATACATTGGAGCAGTCCaacaaaatttgaatttttttgttgaagatACTATCTGCAATAaattttcatcttttattaatgAAGATGATTATTAATTTGTCACCCCCGTCTTAAATTACATCCAAAAAATAGAGACAAACAATTTCATCCTTACTAGTGGTATTGCGTTGTTAAATCACAGAGACAGTCGAATAGCTCTTAATTTACTTTGCATCAATTAAGGGGCTATCACGTGGTCAAGCCTCCTAAAACAAACAGAAATTTTACACATCTCTATTCCAAAGTTTCAAAACAACACTCTATTGCATTTAGTAATCTTTGACTTCAAGAAGTGCTCATATATTGGACCTTGGAGGCCATCTTTTATCTATAAAATCGTCTTTCTCAAGTACTTATTACCTTGGTCTACTCCTCACTTTTCAAATTCTTTGTAGGCAAATTGCATGTTTATCTCATTTAGATAAGGTCAAGTGAACAAATGAAAGTAAGATGTGTCTTCGTTTTGTGCTGTATTCGCAAAGTAGGGGGTCAGATTCTCACACAGATTAGTGCATAGATTGTGTTTTTTTTAGTAAGCAAATGCATAGGTTGCAATCTGGTTAAATAGTTTTATATATTCGACTCCATATCCATTTTTCAACACTTAAACATTACCAAAGAAACTAATTGGAGTACCAATAACACAATAGAAAAAATGTATACATACATTGTTATCATCATGGAGATAAATCGACAAAGTCTCTCGAAGCCCAACCGATGCCTCCGTCAGTGGTAATAATTCAAGTAACTGATGAGCTGTAACATGAAAAACAATTACAATGTTTAAATTCTTCCTAGAAATTTTgttgataaaatatatacaaatacataccGCCTTTGTATATGTCGTAGAGTGATATCCTTAGATGTCTTGATTAACTTCCTATCGATCAACTTATCTTTTATACTGTAGGAacgataattttttttgtaaggATCTTGTGCGAacgaaaatttaaataatatattaatataataaacaTTTGAAACACAAGTAGACAAATGGTTTACTTTAACTCCTCCACGTTACCAACAAGTTGTTCTTGGATGTCTTTAACGTTCTCGATCTTAAAGTAATCCAATATACTTCGATAATTCtgccaaaaaataaattaacttctttacataaaaagaaattatgcAATACAAATGCTAGATATACTCCACAATAGATGTTACTAtcttcaacaagaataacatttTATCCCTTCTAATAAAGTTTGCTTCACACCATCTACGCTATGCGTTCCCGGTTAAATCATAAAACTGACATTCAAAGTGCTCCATGATTGACCGTTAAACCTTTTGCTTTTTGTAATACTGGCACCTATTCATAAGAGACGATGTGTGGGTTTATTGACTCTGACCAACTAAGTATTTGtaataaaaaatttttttagtaAAACTACAATGCCTATGTTTCTATTGAATTATAATTAACAAAATTGTGTTAATAGTTCTTGTAAAATAACCATGATTGACTTCTTGTATCTTCTTCAATCGCCTCCATGATTGACCCGTAAACCTTTTGCTTTTTGTAATACTAGCATCTATTCATAAGAGACGATGTGTGGGTTGATTGAATTTGACCAACTAAGTCCatgtaacaaaaaaaatattgaaacaaCAATGCCTATGTTTCTATTGAATTAGAATTAACAATAATATGTTAATAGTTCCTGTAAAATAAACAATCAAGGTGATTTTGTATATTTCTATCCTAAATGCATTTTAGTCTCCCGAGGCCCGGGTTCAGAAATGTGCCATGTTCAACCTATCTGCAATCAAGAATTCGTTTTCCCAATCAAATTCAAGATTCATAAATAGTACTAATCGTTGGACTGACAATCGTATAATTAAACACGAGATTGAATAACGAAACTAATATGATGAATTGATAAGACAATTCATGCTTCAAACTATAATATTAATGAAACATCATAACCCTAGACCAATAAATTACAATAGCAGAGAGACAAGAAAGCTTAGGAGTGATGACGCTAGAGCCGTTCTTCCACTCGTCAAATCTCCCATCCCTCTTTGGGATTTCTCCTTTAAACTAGTTCAATGTCCTAAAAAATCAGTGTTTAACATTTATTTATAGTGTGTGAAAAACACATGAGGACTAAAATACCTTTCCTAAACCAAAATTGACTCGAACAGACTCAAAAAACATTTATCACATCGTGTGGCACGACATAAGCTAAAACTTCAGAGGGATTATGTAGGTAACCCCTACTTTGACCATACGATGTCGTGTGGCACGGTGCCGTGCACCATGGTAGGCTAAAAAAGTATCTCCTTTGCACTTTTGTCGGCTGATGTCGTGCGCTCTCGGCCCTCGACCCCCAGACTTGATCCCAATTAGTATTCGTTGACTTTTACTCagatttcaaaattatatttgatTCGTATTAGGTTTAATGCTCTAAAAATTATTATCTAACATCTATTTATGGTGTGTGAAAACACATGAGGACCAACACACCTTTCCCAAACCAAAATTGACTTGAACAGGCCCAAAAAACATTTATCACATCGTGTTGCATGGTGTAAGCTAGAACTTCAGAGGGCATAAAATTATGTAGGTAACCCCTACTTTGACCACACCACGTCGTGGGGCACGGTGCGCCGTGCATCATGGTAGGCTAAAAAATCATCTTTTTGCACTTTTGTCGGTACGATGTCGGGCGCTGTCGGTCCTCGACCCCTAAACTTGATCCCAATTAGCATTCATCGACTTTTACTCAGATTCAAAGCTGTATTTGATTCGTTTTAGGTCCATATCTTCCATTTGCTCAAAATTATGTCCTACGCAAGAAAATCCACATATTAGGCACAAAGTAAAAGGATTTGAATTCAAACACAAAGTAAAATGTACAAAACACAAGGCAAAGTATAGCTAAAATTATGTGTTTCTAGTCTAGTATCATATATGAAGTCACCTTCTTCCTTATCATCCCTCTACCATGTAGTAGCACCATAAGATCACCAATAGTCTTACATTGTTGTCGTCTTCAGTCATTAGAACATCATCGAAAATCCACCGAAATTATTGAATTTGTAAAAGACCTTGAAACCTACTATCCTTAAGCTTGAAGTGCTCAAATTTAACAatcaaaattcagaaaaaaatgTTTGTAATTCGATGTGGGTGTTCGAAAGTCTTGTCATTAACATAAGTGTGAAGCTTATACTAAATTTTGAGCTCATTTCAAGTTGACTTGAAGAGTTGCTAGTCGAAATGCAGAGATGATGCATCAAATAAGTCGAGCTGAAGCATGGTGTATATCACCCAGTGTTTTCAGAGGCGTTTTCGGGGCGAGCCCTGGGGCGGGGCGTACCAAAAATGTTTCGGGGCGTAAATGAAAGACGTAGATCCATAAGGCGTACGCCCAAGAATTTGGGGTGTAAGTCCCAGACGCAAAAGCATAAGCCCCGGgcgttaaatttgatttttattgttttaaaagtaattttgttataaattaggatttttattattggtaaaatgatatttatattttttgttatcatgttttagtgatttttcctaaaatatataaataaagaaagcaaCTTTCATAGAAAATAACGCTgccaataaatattttttttagatgaTTATGCCTTAAATTGATGTGATAGAGATTTCATTGCACTATGTTCCTGAAGCAACTTTATCCGTTTTTGTCATTGCTCTTATACTTTTTGCCCTTCTActtctttgaatatataaataaaagatagTGCAAATATTAGTTGAGGGTGGGAAGGACTAATAGATATGAGATTGATTATGAAGTGAATGAAGGAttcattttaaagattatctaagctattctaattttttgtgttgttacctttctcaaataaaatatataataattctttttatatttttggtaatttatttaaatttatttgcaaaattttaatgaaaactttattatttttgtttatttatagtaataaaattataaaattgaaaatatatgaaaCACACGccccgtagatccatgggactTACGCCCTGTGTATCGGAGCTTACTCCTGGCCCCGTACTGCGTAAAACGCCTCGCCTTGCGCCCCCGCCTTTTAAGACACTGATATCACCATTATATTAATGTATGTATTCCGCATGTATATTTGTGTGTATCTCCTCTATGTATTCGTGTATCTTTTGTATGTGATATATATCAACTAATTCTCTATGTAATGTACATTGATATATAAGGATATACATGATGTACTCATATGATGTACATTGTCATAGTGATGTTTTCCACATATTGATTTCATAAGTGAATTTTGCCCTTAAATCACCTGCAACCTTCCTCAATTTTTATATGTAGTTTAGTCCTGGTTTTTCAACGAATTCCAATCACTCCTACTCTCCTACTAAAAAAGCAGCTActtcctctatttcaatttatttatcttactttcccttttagtaTGGTTAAAAAGGGAATGTTACTTTTATGTCTAGTAACCCTTTTTATTGCAACGACCCACATGACACGTTTAAGATTACATAATTCAAAAAATATCTCAGTACTTTTTTAGTTTAAACTATAAGGAGTACTAAATTGGATTGTTAGCTAGTCACTTAAATTACAATTATATAGCTGaaactttctcttcttttagtAGGATCCTTAATAGGTTTAATTGATACTCCGTTTTAAGCTTTAAAAGTCTAAACTGGAAATGGATTTATATACGCTGATAATTCAACATTTTTTACACTATTAGAATATCTAATATATTATAACATGTTAAAGAAAAGAGGAGGAAAATCGAAGAATATTTTCGATTTAGTGTGATCACgttgttatatttttttaccCTCATTTTTTCCTTGCTTATTATTTATGGTCATATTTTATCATTTCCCtaccttttttttaataatagctctattttgtattttaattttcctttGTAATGTGGAAAGCTTATATTTCAAAttgtcggggtgtgacatttgaAATGACGGAAAATGATATACTTTTCCTTctaatgggctggtctttaattttttctcttcagaatcgaacttatgcctatagGGGCATAAGTTACGTATTATATAATCCACAAGCTACGCCCGGGCATAAGTTACGTATCATAAGTTGGattttgaagggtaaaaatttaagaccggacaaaccgtgcaattacttgATATTCAGCAAAGTATGATGGGCCAGGATAATCCAGCTTCATATGTGGGCCGTTTTAGGGCTTCATCAGCTACCCTAAGAAAAGCCCATTAAGATTCCAAACCTAACATATAAAACCTCGCAATCTAGGGTTCAAGACAAGAAACATCAGTGTGATTTCTCTCACAAATCTGCACTCTTGTTCAAGCAGCCATGGGTATCGACCTTAAGGCCGGAGGTAAGTCTAAGAAGACCAAACGTACTGCCCCTAAATCCGATGATGTTTACCTCAAACTCCTCGTCAAGGTAACACTAAACCTACCTTTctttaatttgaaaatgaagTGAGTTTTCTGTATGTGTTTTTATTCTAGACCCCATTACTCTGggtatgttgtttttgttgattaaagttttgttgttttgatgtgtgTATGTTAGCTTTACCGATTCTTGGTAAGGAGGACTGGAAGCAAGTTCAATGCAGTGATTCTCAAGAGGCTTTTTATGAGCAAGATTAACAAACCTCCACTATCTCTCTCGAGATTGGTTTCATATACTAAGGGAAAGGTATGTTTTTCAAGTCTTTCTTTGTTCatacttattttttgttcaGATGTATGGCATATTTGTTGGGAAAATTACGCCATGTTTTCATTTTTGAAAAGATTTACGCCACTTAGCTCATactttgtgtataaacacccgATTTAGCCTATATTTGTGTGTAATCACATtctatacactattatacaaggttgatacatcaTGTATGATGCTTCCCCCCCAAGGTAAAATgttatataatattgtatactgGGATAagtggcgtaaatattttccaaagctgtatattttggaaatatttgAGAATATACCTTATTTATTTGTGGTTAAAGTGGTGGTTTTGGGATGTGTTTTTATAGGAGGACAAGACTGTTGTTATCGTGGGTACTATTACCGACGATGTTAGGGCTTATGAGGTTCCTAAGTTGAAGGTGTGTGCTTTGAGGTTTACAAAGACAGCTAGGGCAAGGATTGAGAAGGCTGGTGGTGAATGCTTGACATTTGACCAACTTGCTCTCAGGGCTCCACTTGGCCAGAACACGGTATTGAATTTGCTTTGTTACTTTCAGTATTTTATGGATCTCTGTTAGCTATTTAGTGATGTGTGTTTATATTGCACTTTAAGTAAAGTAGTTGCTGATTTTTGGTCACAAAGGGAGACTTCCTTGAGTGCATGTGATTATTATATTCACCATTTTGGTCCCTTAATGGTCTTGCTGCATTTTCTTTGTGACCACATGTTGTGTCTTTTTTCATTGTACTTTTACGGTTACCTGTCCAATTGAACAATTGGTTCCTTTTATATAGGAAGGTGAACACTGTTTTTGGATTGTCATGGTTAAAGATTAGTTTTTTACAGCATGCCAGTGAATTAAGTGGTAAAATGCAGTGTGGTGGTTGTTTCTAGTGAAGGTTACCTGTGCTTTCATGTTGACCTATTGACATGATTTGGGCATTCTTTCTGATTGGTTGATGCTAATTGCAATTGAACTATGTCCtctgtatttagcatgtttctTTTTAGTGGCTTCTGCTTTGTCTGTTGTACTCTCTGTTTTGTTGACCTTAGGCTTTCATTTGTCGCACATAGATCTTCTTGGAAATCTTGTTATGGTTTCAAAGGTTTTTATTTGTGCGTATAGCAAACCAGAAAAGATCCTATCTGCTTAAGCCTTTTCCCTACTGAATGTATGGAGTTGTGCTTCAATGTATTGGGATTATATTTTTTCAAGTAAATTATCATGTTTCTTGTGGATGCACATTTTAAGTGCAACATATTCCTCTTAATTAACCAGATATTTGAAAAGAAAGCATAGAACGCTAATGTAACGTGAAAAAGTTATATTTTCTAGATGACTGCAAATTATAAGAGGACCTTAGTTATTCATTTTTCGCACTTAGTTCTTCTTGGAAATCTTCTTAtgatttcaaagattttatctGTGCGTATAGCAAACCAGAAATAGGTCCCGTCTGCTTAAGCTTTTTCCCAACTGAATATATGGATGTGTGCTTCAATGTATTGGGATTacatatttttccaaataattATTATGTCTCTTCTGGATGACTGCGCATTTTTAACAGGAACAACCTATCGTCTTAATTAACCAGATATTGGAATAGAAAGCATAGAAAGCTAATGTCACATGAAAAAAGTACTATTATCTGGTTGAGACAGACTTTTAAAAGGACCTTAGCTGTTCATTTGTCGCACATAGTTCTTCTTTGGAAACCTTATTAtgatttcaaagattttatctGTGCGTATAGCAAACCAGAAAAAGATCCTGTCTGCTTAAGCCTTTTCCCAACTGAATATATGGATGTGTGCTTCAATGTAATGGGATCacattttcttcaagtattggttatgttgtatttatattttttattatgtattttgactattattgTGTTCTATTTGGTTGGAAATTGTTTTTGTTTCTTAGTTATCGTACTGAATCTGTTGAACCTCTTAGTGTTATTTTCACATCACCAGAAAAGATTTCTAAAATTGAGACTTCTCTTTGGTTTCATGGTAATTTTTGGAAACATTTTCCAATGGCAAAGTACCATTATCCATCTTTAAAGAGATAGCAGACTCTAATCATTCCTTTTCTGTGCATAGTTATAACAAGTTCCAGTTTGTTTGGATGCTAATATTTTTGATGCATTTGCAGCTTCTCCTCAGAGGTCCTAAGAATGCACGTGAAGCAGTGAAGCACTTTGGTGCAGCTCCTGGTGTTCCACACAGCCATACCAAACCATATGTGCGTGCCAAGGGAAGAAAGTTTGAGAGAGCTAGAGGAAAGCGAAAGAGTAGGGGTTACAAGGTTTAAGTTGAGTTATGTTATTAAAATCTCAGAATGGTTTTTATCATTTGTGTTGTGGCAGTACAAGTTTTGCAGACACTAGTATGCAGTTGCTTATGTTTCTTGTTAAGGATATTGGATTCTATTTACTTTGAAACTAAATTTCTAGTTTAAAATGAATGCAGCGTATCTGTTTGTTGCTTTAGTAATTGGGTCAGAAATTGTTACTAGTTTGTTTTAATACTTTCTCCATCATCTCCATTCTATTGACTTGGTAGTTTGGAAAATTTTAGGGTTTTACAGCTTGTCGCAACAGAAGAATACTAGACCTGGGGTAGTGATAGGGCCTGGGGAGTAGGGGTTGGCATACCCTTTCTAAGCTTTTGTTCGTTCCTCATTTCCCCTTAACAACAGTTATCCACCTCTTGCTGCACTTTGCTGTTGCCACCGCCTGCCCCAATCATTAATTTGTGTTTGGCCTGTGTTGCCACCATATTCCTGGTGCTTGGCGAGCCATCTGCAGTgctaatttctcttcttttatttcaCTGCTGTACTCTGTTTCCCACCAGTTGAGAGGGATGAATTTGTGGTCCATTTGGCTTGGGTAGCATCTGTTATCCAGCGAACAGTAAGTGAATGAGTGGATATATCTTGTTGGTTATTGTTTTTCGCCATGAATAACTGGTACGTTAATTTTGAGGCAATTTTTATGTTACCGTAATACCATATTTAATGGTATACCTTCTTAATAGACCGGAGTGAGTGGTTAATGTTTAgcgtaaaacaggaaaaaaggATTTGCTTTCTCTCGATATTTTAAAGTGGACAAGTAGAGGTAAATCCAGAGTTATTTTTACAATTTCATATCTCGGTTAAAAGGTACTAAAATTTTCAGCTGTAACTCTTTTGGAAGTGGTGTTATTGTACAAAGCGAAGTGGCAAAATGGAGTAGTATAATTGGGTTCGTTCAGACCAATATAATTACAATTGAACACCGCCGTGATGTCATCACGGTCCTTGGTATTCCA encodes:
- the LOC132064303 gene encoding large ribosomal subunit protein eL18y, with the translated sequence MGIDLKAGGKSKKTKRTAPKSDDVYLKLLVKLYRFLVRRTGSKFNAVILKRLFMSKINKPPLSLSRLVSYTKGKEDKTVVIVGTITDDVRAYEVPKLKVCALRFTKTARARIEKAGGECLTFDQLALRAPLGQNTLLLRGPKNAREAVKHFGAAPGVPHSHTKPYVRAKGRKFERARGKRKSRGYKV